Proteins encoded together in one Jaculus jaculus isolate mJacJac1 chromosome 7, mJacJac1.mat.Y.cur, whole genome shotgun sequence window:
- the Ffar2 gene encoding free fatty acid receptor 2, translating to MALDWHSSLILAAYILIFLTGLPANLLALRAFVGRVRQPQPAPVHILLLSLTLADLLLLLLLPFKIVEAASNFRWHLPQVVCALTGFGFYSSIYCSTWLLAGISVERYLGVAFPVQYKLSRRPLYGVIAALVAWIMSFGHCTIVIIVQYLNSTQQVETQNELTCYENFTQEQLAVVLPVRLELCLVLFFIPMVVTVFCYWRFVWIMLTQPHVGAQRRRRAVGLAVVTLLNFLLCFGPYNVSHLVGFYLQQSPPWRVEAVVFSSLNATLDPLLFYFSSSVVRRAFGRGLQLLRHQGTAMLGRRAKGTAEGTSVDKGASQAEGVPSSDFNTD from the coding sequence ATGGCACTGGACTGGCACAGCTCCCTGATCCTCGCCGCCTACATCCTCATCTTTCTCACGGGACTTCCTGCCAACCTGCTGGCCCTGAGGGCATTCGTGGGGCGGGTCCGCCAGCCCCAGCCCGCCCCAGTGCACATCCTCCTGTTGAGCCTGACGCTGGccgacctcctgctgctgctgctgctgcccttcAAGATCGTGGAGGCCGCGTCCAACTTCCGCTGGCACCTGCCGCAGGTCGTGTGCGCGCTCACTGGCTTCGGCTTCTACAGCAGCATCTACTGCAGCACATGGCTGCTGGCGGGCATCAGCGTGGAGCGCTACCTGGGGGTGGCCTTTCCGGTGCAGTACAAGCTCTCCCGCAGGCCTCTCTATGGGGTCATCGCCGCCCTGGTGGCCTGGATCATGTCCTTCGGCCACTGCACCATCGTCATCATCGTCCAGTACTTGAACTCAACCCAGCAGGTGGAAACCCAGAATGAGCTCACCTGCTATGAGAACttcacccaagagcagctggcCGTGGTGCTGCCCGTGCGCCTGGAGCTCTGCCTGGTCCTCTTCTTCATTCCCATGGTGGTCACGGTCTTCTGCTACTGGCGCTTCGTGTGGATCATGCTCACGCAGCCCCACGTGGGCGCGCAGAGGCGGCGCAGGGCCGTGGGGCTGGCTGTTGTGACGCTCCTCAATTTCCTCTTGTGCTTCGGGCCCTACAACGTGTCCCACCTGGTGGGCTTCTACTTGCAACAGAGCCCCCCGTGGCGCGTGGAGGCCGTGGTGTTCAGCTCGCTCAACGCCACTCTGGACCCGCTCTTGTTCTACTTCTCCTCCTCCGTAGTGCGCAGAGCTTTCGGGCGAGGCTTGCAGCTGCTGCGCCACCAGGGCACCGCCATGCTCGGGCGCAGAGCTAAAGGGACAGCAGAGGGGACCAGCGTGGACAAGGGTGCTAGCCAAGCAGAGGGAGTGCCCAGTTCGGACTTCAACACAGACTAG